The Prevotella melaninogenica genome window below encodes:
- a CDS encoding TonB-dependent receptor yields the protein MNRLFIVAILCLCPTILAAQNTLSGKVMDKDTKLPISGAYISIKNTKKKTVSDKTGNYQIDIPSNGTYIVEVSFVGYKRVRQVIVLNGNITKDFFLESSANVLSEVVVRGSSQQAEINRIRQSPMAVTVVDGEKLRGRSSGIEEILTRTSGIKVRKTGGLGSASRISVHGLEGKRVAVYINGFPLNSPDGSFDINDIPIDVIKYIEVYKGIVPAEYGGDGLGGAINIVTREDECDLVGFTQELASFGTFKTLASAQKLFAKPGILFNVAFFKNKSKNNYMMSWPVFETNLPASEYRKVRRNNDYYDADFYHVGIGFRKLYFDKLDLECAFYRNKKGIQSLNFDSRHAYTKSLNIMPTLDLEKNNFIFKGLDMRNTLVAPIIRSNMTDTATTKTQWDGTVTQAIGETEDNLFNESHNRQFELRNKLNLKYMLGRHSFNLNDQFVLSDYRPKDERMNEYLGFDPSSFPSKMISNNIGFSHLYVSSDNRFQNSLTMSIYYLKSKIFRTSDALSKDHAEDVAAPKQTSVNKTYYGFSEGVSYEFWKGVRGKISFSHNVRIPDTGELFGNGISIKPSVNLQPEVGNNLNVGIIIDRRNLCGLTRVQWETNFYYMYMKNMIRLFPADTRSIYTNLGKTSTLGFDTDIKVDVTPNIYAYFNLTLQDIRDRQKWLNDEKGTDNPTYDKHVPNIPSFYYNYGMEYHVEGLLGKKELSRVYVDVSHVGEFDWGWQMSTLPDQRKKWLIPSNDVFTIGLQQSFWHNNISLSFEVENIFDKENYMEFKMPLQGRTFKMKLRFNLFRDKVSGGAMSM from the coding sequence ATGAACAGATTATTCATCGTAGCGATATTGTGTTTATGTCCAACGATTTTGGCTGCTCAAAATACATTAAGTGGGAAAGTCATGGATAAGGATACAAAACTTCCCATATCTGGGGCATACATATCAATCAAAAATACAAAAAAGAAAACAGTTTCTGACAAGACAGGCAATTATCAAATTGACATACCCTCAAATGGAACATATATTGTTGAGGTTTCATTTGTTGGATATAAACGAGTAAGGCAAGTCATTGTGTTAAACGGCAATATCACAAAAGACTTTTTCTTAGAATCATCAGCGAACGTCCTTAGCGAAGTTGTGGTTAGGGGGTCTTCCCAGCAGGCAGAAATAAACCGTATTCGGCAAAGTCCTATGGCAGTAACAGTTGTAGACGGAGAAAAGTTACGGGGACGTTCAAGCGGTATAGAAGAAATTCTCACAAGAACGTCTGGCATTAAAGTGAGAAAAACTGGCGGATTAGGAAGTGCATCTCGCATATCTGTGCATGGGTTGGAGGGAAAGCGAGTCGCAGTCTATATCAATGGATTTCCTTTAAATAGCCCTGATGGTTCTTTCGATATTAATGATATTCCGATTGATGTCATCAAGTACATAGAAGTGTACAAGGGTATCGTTCCTGCCGAATATGGAGGCGACGGATTGGGAGGAGCTATCAACATTGTGACCAGAGAAGATGAATGTGATTTAGTTGGATTCACACAAGAATTGGCTTCATTTGGAACATTCAAGACACTTGCAAGTGCCCAGAAACTTTTTGCAAAACCTGGAATATTGTTCAATGTTGCTTTCTTCAAGAACAAGTCCAAGAACAATTATATGATGTCATGGCCAGTGTTTGAGACTAATCTACCTGCTTCTGAATACAGAAAGGTGAGACGAAACAATGACTACTATGACGCAGACTTCTATCATGTGGGCATAGGATTTAGGAAACTATACTTCGACAAACTGGATCTGGAATGTGCCTTTTACAGAAACAAGAAAGGTATACAGTCTCTTAACTTTGACTCGAGACATGCCTATACGAAAAGTCTTAATATCATGCCTACTTTGGACTTGGAGAAAAATAATTTTATCTTCAAGGGGTTGGATATGAGAAATACACTTGTTGCTCCCATCATACGTTCGAACATGACGGATACCGCAACAACAAAGACGCAATGGGATGGAACTGTCACACAAGCTATTGGGGAAACAGAGGACAACCTATTCAACGAATCGCATAACCGACAATTTGAGTTGCGAAACAAATTAAACTTGAAATATATGCTTGGACGACATTCTTTCAACCTGAACGACCAATTCGTACTCTCAGACTATAGGCCCAAGGATGAACGTATGAATGAATATCTTGGCTTTGATCCCAGTTCGTTTCCCAGCAAGATGATTTCAAACAACATCGGGTTCAGTCATTTGTACGTATCTTCCGATAATCGCTTTCAAAACTCCTTGACAATGAGCATCTATTATCTCAAGTCAAAGATTTTCAGAACAAGCGATGCTCTGTCAAAAGACCATGCGGAGGATGTGGCAGCTCCCAAGCAGACAAGCGTGAACAAAACATATTACGGGTTTAGTGAGGGGGTAAGCTATGAGTTTTGGAAAGGTGTGAGGGGGAAAATCTCGTTTTCACACAATGTAAGGATTCCAGATACGGGAGAGTTGTTTGGTAATGGGATAAGTATAAAGCCATCAGTAAACCTTCAGCCAGAAGTTGGGAATAATCTGAATGTAGGTATTATCATAGATCGAAGAAATCTGTGTGGACTTACTCGTGTGCAATGGGAAACAAACTTTTATTATATGTATATGAAGAATATGATAAGACTTTTCCCTGCAGATACTCGTTCCATATATACAAATTTAGGAAAGACGAGCACGCTTGGGTTCGATACAGACATAAAGGTGGATGTGACTCCCAACATCTATGCTTACTTTAATCTTACATTGCAGGACATTCGAGACCGACAAAAATGGTTAAACGATGAGAAGGGAACAGATAACCCAACGTATGACAAGCATGTGCCCAACATACCTTCATTCTATTACAATTATGGTATGGAATACCACGTTGAAGGTTTGCTAGGAAAGAAGGAATTGTCCAGAGTTTATGTAGACGTTTCCCATGTCGGAGAATTTGATTGGGGATGGCAAATGAGTACACTGCCCGACCAGCGCAAGAAATGGCTCATCCCCTCCAATGATGTGTTTACCATAGGTCTTCAACAGTCCTTTTGGCACAACAACATTTCACTGAGTTTTGAGGTTGAGAATATCTTTGATAAAGAAAACTACATGGAATTCAAAATGCCACTGCAAGGGCGTACTTTTAAAATGAAATTGCGTTTTAATCTGTTCCGAGATAAAGTCTCCGGGGGAGCTATGAGTATGTAA
- a CDS encoding TetR/AcrR family transcriptional regulator, with protein MKILKEEIRSRIVMAARNEFIKNGFKKTSMRTISAKSGIVLGNIYNYFKTKDDIFYAVLKPLLAVLHERMASYHIEKDKIDKVGFSMQGQKDLLRETLKIIFLYKEELKLLLFESKDTSLEVFRENFIDEQVAISKEYIDHMQKVYPQLQTNVSPLFFRISSFIWVTIIEEIVSNAEIGKEEAKQTLSEYIRYNTTGWQALINQ; from the coding sequence ATGAAAATATTAAAAGAAGAAATAAGAAGCCGAATTGTCATGGCTGCTCGCAATGAGTTTATTAAAAATGGCTTTAAAAAAACGTCGATGCGCACGATTTCTGCAAAGTCAGGAATTGTCTTAGGTAATATCTACAATTATTTTAAGACAAAAGATGATATTTTTTATGCTGTTCTCAAACCTTTACTTGCCGTCTTACATGAAAGAATGGCTTCCTATCACATAGAAAAAGACAAAATAGACAAAGTTGGTTTCTCGATGCAAGGCCAAAAAGATTTGCTAAGAGAAACGCTTAAAATAATTTTCTTGTATAAAGAAGAATTAAAGTTGTTGCTCTTTGAGTCAAAAGACACTTCTTTGGAAGTTTTCCGTGAGAATTTTATCGACGAACAAGTAGCAATAAGTAAAGAATATATTGACCACATGCAAAAAGTATATCCACAACTTCAAACAAATGTTTCACCACTATTCTTTCGGATTTCCTCTTTTATATGGGTAACAATTATAGAAGAAATTGTTTCAAATGCAGAAATCGGCAAGGAAGAGGCAAAACAGACTTTGTCTGAATATATACGCTATAACACGACAGGATGGCAAGCACTCATTAACCAATAA
- a CDS encoding DUF4099 domain-containing protein, translated as MESNNNDNYVLVLEDRTEVKNANETGKLSVVSGIDDKGKLQTTEAKDVHQAAFLKFNNKDGLLKNFMTNFLKQFNEPSRFGLYKVVANNVEQGVASLHTMLQNREKPENKQQLADSQVRFDDFLPKQKNATAIDESKIDWKQLDNLGLTRERLEQSGELVKMLGWQKSNLITIAIPIGDTTIYTDARLAFRTDGEGNIGLAVHPLRKEPQLDFPYMGHKFSNEEKELLLATGNLGKTIEITPKNGDPFAAYVSIDPQTNELIALRADRVNIPKEIKGVTLSDAQYKGLVEGKAVKVEGMTAKSGKSFNATLQVNAEKKGIEFIFENKQGLKERQQHTQQQGAPRKLCGLELSDKQREALDSGRTLYLKNMVDKEGQPFNAYVKMDKEQNRPRFYKWNPDKKQETGKEKVVAVAEEHKTQVAVNNQGKTNEATKNVNEPLKSGQTQPTAAQKQKQDEKKQQRRGRKM; from the coding sequence ATGGAATCGAACAACAATGACAACTATGTGCTGGTATTGGAAGACCGCACGGAAGTGAAGAATGCAAACGAAACGGGTAAGCTCTCCGTAGTTTCAGGTATTGACGATAAGGGCAAACTCCAAACAACCGAAGCCAAGGACGTGCATCAGGCAGCCTTTTTGAAATTCAACAACAAAGACGGCTTGCTGAAGAACTTCATGACCAATTTCCTCAAACAGTTCAACGAACCATCCCGTTTCGGACTCTACAAGGTAGTGGCTAACAATGTGGAGCAAGGTGTAGCATCGCTCCACACCATGCTTCAGAACCGTGAGAAGCCTGAGAACAAGCAGCAGTTGGCAGACAGTCAGGTGCGCTTTGATGATTTCTTGCCCAAGCAGAAGAATGCCACTGCCATTGACGAGTCGAAGATTGATTGGAAGCAGCTCGACAACCTAGGACTTACCCGTGAGCGGTTGGAGCAGAGCGGAGAATTGGTAAAGATGCTTGGCTGGCAGAAGAGCAATCTTATAACGATAGCCATACCTATTGGTGATACCACCATCTACACCGATGCCCGTTTGGCATTCCGTACAGATGGCGAGGGTAACATCGGATTGGCAGTTCACCCGCTTCGCAAGGAGCCACAGCTCGACTTCCCCTATATGGGACACAAGTTCTCTAATGAAGAGAAAGAACTACTCCTTGCAACGGGCAACCTTGGCAAGACCATCGAGATTACGCCCAAGAATGGTGACCCATTTGCCGCATACGTTTCCATAGACCCACAGACCAATGAACTTATTGCCCTGCGTGCCGACCGTGTGAATATCCCAAAAGAAATCAAGGGTGTTACACTTTCTGATGCGCAGTACAAAGGCCTTGTAGAGGGCAAAGCCGTGAAAGTGGAAGGAATGACCGCCAAGAGTGGTAAGTCCTTCAATGCCACTCTGCAAGTCAATGCTGAGAAGAAAGGCATCGAGTTTATCTTCGAGAACAAGCAAGGCTTGAAGGAGCGACAGCAGCACACGCAGCAACAAGGCGCACCACGCAAGCTCTGTGGTTTGGAACTCTCCGACAAGCAGCGTGAAGCATTAGACAGCGGTCGCACGCTTTATCTGAAGAATATGGTGGACAAGGAAGGGCAACCTTTTAATGCCTATGTCAAGATGGACAAGGAACAGAACCGCCCACGTTTCTACAAGTGGAACCCTGACAAGAAGCAGGAAACCGGCAAGGAAAAGGTGGTAGCCGTAGCCGAAGAACACAAAACACAGGTTGCAGTGAACAACCAAGGCAAGACCAACGAAGCCACCAAGAACGTGAACGAGCCCTTAAAGTCCGGGCAGACACAGCCCACTGCCGCCCAAAAGCAGAAGCAGGACGAGAAGAAACAGCAGCGCCGTGGACGTAAGATGTAA
- a CDS encoding type IA DNA topoisomerase, with protein MITCIIAEKPSVARDIARIVGANGKQDGYLEGNGYLVTWAIGHLITLAMPEAYGFAAYKAEDLPIRPNPFQLIVRQVRKDKEYTSDPAALKQLKAIRGCFDSADRIIVATDAGREGELIFRYIYHHLNCHKPFERLWISSLTDKAIRDGLAHLKAGSAYDNLYHSAKARSEADWLVGINASRALSIARKGGYSLGRVQTPTLAMVCRRHIENRDFSSVPYWKLSVAGEKEGISLKAVSSSAFDNEADAQSALAMLREQSRLTVTSVARKVGHTSPPLLYDLTALQKEANRKHGFSADKTLSIAQSLYEKKITTYPRTGSRYISEDVFEEIPVLLGKIGQRFSFPLNRHSVDNDKVTDHHAIIPTGETPSGLSADETAIYQMVVHRFIEAFSPDSEEERMQVELTDGTNTYIWKACRSIALGWKTVQHSTGTNDEKGKEDEEQTLSVLPTLTENEMLPLLSSEVAEYKTKPKPLYTEATLLSAMENAGKEVADAESKKAMAECGIGTPATRANIIETLILRDYIRREKKTVVPTEKGLAVYEIVKDKRIANAEMTGSWELTLAAIEAGQMPPEKFAQGINSYVETICEELLALAPQVQKSYPTYRCPKCGNESVGIYAKIAKCRHEGCDFHIFREVCGTFLSEDNIRDLITTGRTSILKGLTSKAGKKFNARLVLGEDHTTSFEFEGKKGKARGR; from the coding sequence ATGATTACTTGTATTATTGCCGAGAAACCCTCGGTAGCCAGAGATATAGCCCGTATCGTAGGGGCAAATGGCAAGCAGGACGGATACTTGGAAGGTAACGGCTATCTTGTTACTTGGGCAATAGGACACCTCATTACCCTTGCCATGCCCGAAGCCTACGGTTTTGCAGCCTATAAAGCCGAAGACCTGCCCATCCGTCCCAATCCCTTCCAACTTATCGTTCGTCAAGTACGCAAGGATAAGGAGTACACATCAGACCCCGCAGCACTCAAGCAGCTCAAAGCCATTCGTGGTTGCTTCGACAGTGCAGACCGCATCATCGTAGCTACCGATGCAGGGCGAGAAGGTGAACTTATCTTTCGCTATATCTATCACCATTTGAACTGCCACAAGCCTTTTGAAAGACTTTGGATTTCCTCGCTTACGGACAAAGCCATCCGTGATGGGCTTGCTCATCTCAAAGCAGGAAGTGCGTATGACAATCTCTATCACTCCGCTAAGGCGAGAAGCGAAGCCGACTGGCTCGTGGGCATCAATGCCAGCCGTGCCCTGTCCATCGCTCGCAAAGGCGGTTACTCTTTGGGAAGGGTACAGACCCCGACACTCGCTATGGTTTGCCGTCGGCACATAGAAAATCGCGATTTTTCTTCCGTCCCTTATTGGAAACTCTCCGTAGCAGGAGAGAAAGAGGGCATATCTCTGAAAGCCGTGAGCAGTAGTGCATTTGACAATGAAGCCGATGCACAGTCCGCTCTCGCCATGCTTCGCGAACAGAGCCGGCTTACCGTGACTTCGGTCGCAAGAAAGGTGGGACATACGTCGCCACCCCTCTTGTACGACCTCACCGCCCTACAAAAGGAAGCCAACCGAAAGCACGGCTTTTCAGCAGATAAAACCCTCTCAATAGCTCAGAGCCTCTATGAGAAGAAAATCACGACCTATCCCCGCACAGGCAGCCGATACATCAGCGAAGACGTCTTCGAGGAAATACCCGTCTTGCTTGGCAAGATAGGACAAAGATTCTCTTTCCCACTTAACCGCCACTCTGTGGACAACGACAAGGTAACCGACCACCATGCCATCATCCCTACGGGTGAAACTCCATCGGGACTATCAGCAGATGAAACAGCCATCTACCAAATGGTAGTCCATCGTTTTATCGAAGCCTTTTCTCCCGACTCAGAGGAAGAGCGGATGCAGGTGGAACTGACCGACGGTACAAACACCTACATTTGGAAGGCGTGCCGAAGTATCGCCTTGGGTTGGAAAACCGTACAGCACAGTACCGGCACGAACGATGAAAAAGGTAAGGAGGATGAAGAACAGACTTTATCCGTCCTACCCACCCTAACAGAAAACGAGATGTTACCGCTGCTATCTTCAGAGGTTGCCGAGTACAAGACCAAGCCAAAGCCGCTTTATACTGAAGCAACCTTGCTTTCCGCGATGGAGAATGCTGGCAAAGAGGTCGCAGATGCAGAAAGCAAAAAAGCAATGGCAGAATGTGGCATCGGTACACCTGCCACCCGCGCCAACATCATCGAGACACTTATCCTGCGAGACTATATCCGAAGAGAAAAGAAAACGGTAGTCCCGACAGAGAAAGGCTTGGCAGTCTATGAGATTGTCAAGGACAAACGAATTGCCAATGCAGAGATGACAGGCTCGTGGGAACTGACCCTTGCCGCCATCGAAGCAGGACAGATGCCGCCCGAGAAATTCGCGCAAGGCATCAACTCCTACGTGGAGACTATTTGCGAGGAACTCCTTGCCCTTGCTCCACAGGTGCAGAAATCCTATCCCACCTACCGCTGCCCCAAATGTGGCAACGAAAGTGTGGGCATCTACGCCAAGATTGCCAAATGCAGGCACGAGGGATGCGACTTCCACATCTTCCGTGAAGTCTGCGGCACGTTCCTTTCCGAAGACAATATCCGTGATTTGATAACCACAGGGCGAACGTCCATCCTTAAAGGCTTGACGAGCAAGGCTGGCAAGAAGTTCAACGCTCGTCTTGTTCTGGGGGAAGATCATACCACCTCCTTTGAGTTTGAGGGTAAGAAAGGAAAAGCACGAGGGAGATAG